A region of Natribaculum luteum DNA encodes the following proteins:
- a CDS encoding TOBE domain-containing protein codes for MTIDATGRGRAALVEDGVEFDDRDAALLRAIDRTGSVAGAASDLGRSRARALRRIETLEDVFDAVVERHRGGSDGGGSRLTQTGRDLLARYDRLAAALAAAASVPETVLTGDVTAVDGELATVATEVGDVRALQSGVAAGDAVQVRVGADAVTLHAPAEAPRPDATSARNRVSGRVAAIDPGETVLEVDVTVDDVAFRALVTADSATRLDLESGRDLVVSWKATATRLVPIE; via the coding sequence ATGACGATCGACGCGACGGGTCGCGGACGTGCTGCCCTGGTCGAAGACGGCGTCGAGTTCGACGACCGCGACGCCGCGTTGTTGCGGGCGATCGACCGAACCGGGTCCGTCGCCGGGGCTGCGTCCGACCTGGGGCGATCGCGCGCCCGGGCGCTTCGTCGAATCGAGACGCTCGAGGACGTGTTCGACGCGGTCGTCGAGCGCCACCGCGGCGGGAGCGATGGCGGCGGCAGTCGGCTGACGCAGACTGGCCGCGACCTGCTCGCGCGGTACGACCGCCTCGCGGCGGCGCTCGCGGCGGCGGCGAGTGTCCCCGAGACGGTGTTGACTGGCGACGTGACGGCCGTCGACGGCGAACTCGCGACGGTCGCGACCGAAGTCGGCGACGTGCGGGCGCTCCAGAGCGGCGTGGCTGCGGGCGACGCCGTCCAGGTTCGCGTCGGGGCCGACGCCGTGACCCTCCACGCACCCGCGGAGGCTCCCCGTCCGGACGCGACGAGCGCACGTAACCGCGTCTCGGGTCGCGTGGCCGCGATCGATCCCGGCGAGACGGTTCTCGAGGTCGACGTGACCGTCGACGACGTGGCGTTCCGGGCGCTCGTGACGGCCGACAGCGCCACGCGACTGGACCTCGAGTCCGGCAGGGACCTCGTCGTCAGCTGGAAGGCAACCGCGACGCGGCTGGTACCCATCGAGTAG